A single Anopheles funestus chromosome 2RL, idAnoFuneDA-416_04, whole genome shotgun sequence DNA region contains:
- the LOC125761625 gene encoding CD63 antigen isoform X1 yields MLYNPVADKKKLKMALSTSANFIKYLLFLFNFFFAITGVIIMAVGLTVQGAYHNFRDILDAKFFSIPTFLVVIGSFIFVIAFFGCCGAYKENYCMTLTFSVLLILIFILELAAGISGYVLRNDTRELVNNALNSSMKSYGAENGGDITLIWDEIQVDFDCCGVYNSSDWSRANSAKFNETFLPMSCCRQQTGAVGYVSCPDPNSATLRKTGCIDSFGDFIKAHAVSLGAAGIALAVIQFFGILFACYLAKQIKLQGVSTY; encoded by the exons ATGTTATACA ATCCTGtagcagataaaaaaaaactcaaaatggCTCTTTCAACTAGTGctaatttcattaaatatttgttattcttatttaactttttcttcgCG atCACGGGTGTTATTATAATGGCCGTTGGTTTGACAGTTCAGGGAGCATATCACAATTTCCGGGACATTCTTGATGCAAAATTCTTCAGCATTCCCACCTTCCTGGTGGTGATCGGATCGTTCATCTTTGTTATTGCCTTTTTCGGGTGCTGTGGTGCCTATAAGGAGAATTATTGCATGACCCTAACG TTTTCGGTCctgttgattttgattttcatCCTGGAACTGGCAGCCGGAATCAGTGGGTATGTGCTGCGTAACGATACCAGGGAGCTCGTCAATAATGCGCTCAATTCCTCAATGAAGAGCTATGGTGCAGAAAATGGTGGCGATATTACATTGATTTGGGACGAGATTCAGGTGGAC TTCGATTGCTGCGGAGTTTATAACAGTTCGGACTGGTCTCGTGCAAATTCAGCAAAGTTTAATGAAACGTTCCTGCCGATGTCCTGCTGTCGTCAGCAGACGG GTGCCGTCGGATATGTGTCTTGTCCGGATCCCAACAGTGCTACTCTGCGCAAAACTGGATGTATCGATTCTTTCGGCGACTTCATTAAGGCACACGCTGTGAGCCTAGGTGCCGCCGGGATAGCGCTGGCAGTTATTCAG TTCTTTGGAATCCTTTTCGCTTGTTATCTGGCTAAGCAGATTAAGTTGCAAGGTGTAAGTACCTATTAG
- the LOC125761625 gene encoding CD63 antigen isoform X2, with the protein MALSTSANFIKYLLFLFNFFFAITGVIIMAVGLTVQGAYHNFRDILDAKFFSIPTFLVVIGSFIFVIAFFGCCGAYKENYCMTLTFSVLLILIFILELAAGISGYVLRNDTRELVNNALNSSMKSYGAENGGDITLIWDEIQVDFDCCGVYNSSDWSRANSAKFNETFLPMSCCRQQTGAVGYVSCPDPNSATLRKTGCIDSFGDFIKAHAVSLGAAGIALAVIQFFGILFACYLAKQIKLQGVSTY; encoded by the exons atggCTCTTTCAACTAGTGctaatttcattaaatatttgttattcttatttaactttttcttcgCG atCACGGGTGTTATTATAATGGCCGTTGGTTTGACAGTTCAGGGAGCATATCACAATTTCCGGGACATTCTTGATGCAAAATTCTTCAGCATTCCCACCTTCCTGGTGGTGATCGGATCGTTCATCTTTGTTATTGCCTTTTTCGGGTGCTGTGGTGCCTATAAGGAGAATTATTGCATGACCCTAACG TTTTCGGTCctgttgattttgattttcatCCTGGAACTGGCAGCCGGAATCAGTGGGTATGTGCTGCGTAACGATACCAGGGAGCTCGTCAATAATGCGCTCAATTCCTCAATGAAGAGCTATGGTGCAGAAAATGGTGGCGATATTACATTGATTTGGGACGAGATTCAGGTGGAC TTCGATTGCTGCGGAGTTTATAACAGTTCGGACTGGTCTCGTGCAAATTCAGCAAAGTTTAATGAAACGTTCCTGCCGATGTCCTGCTGTCGTCAGCAGACGG GTGCCGTCGGATATGTGTCTTGTCCGGATCCCAACAGTGCTACTCTGCGCAAAACTGGATGTATCGATTCTTTCGGCGACTTCATTAAGGCACACGCTGTGAGCCTAGGTGCCGCCGGGATAGCGCTGGCAGTTATTCAG TTCTTTGGAATCCTTTTCGCTTGTTATCTGGCTAAGCAGATTAAGTTGCAAGGTGTAAGTACCTATTAG
- the LOC125761632 gene encoding NADH dehydrogenase [ubiquinone] 1 alpha subcomplex subunit 13 — protein sequence MSTPAKLQDLPPKGGYQNIPFKRIPAKTYFKGWQMIAGYAGISTAGLFLYWLNVKENHRNEIEMRSAKNVIYPLLLAERDREYLKQLRRNRDEEAELMKNVEGWEVGTYYGEPVFKTIPKDKLVEPTFQEFYVHTDYKHMAKRSDIKLMN from the exons ATGAGCACTCCCGCTAAATTACAGGACCTTCCACCGAAAGGAGGCTACCAGAACATCCCATTCAAGCGGATCCCTGCTAAGACCTACTTTAAAG GATGGCAAATGATCGCTGGTTATGCCGGTATTTCGACCGCTGGATTGTTTTTGTACTGGCTGAATGTGAAGGAAAACCATCGAAATGAGATTGAGATGCGATCCGCCAAGAACGTCATCTATCCACTGCTGCTAGCAGAAAGAGATCGCGAGTACCTCAAGCAGCTACGACGAAATCGTGATGAGGAGGCTGAATTGATGAAGAACGTGGAAGGATGGGAG GTTGGCACTTATTATGGTGAACCGGTGTTCAAAACGATCCCCAAGGATAAGCTGGTAGAGCCGACGTTCCAAGAGTTTTATGTACACACTGATTACAAACATATGGCTAAGCGTTCCGATATTAAATTGATGAACTAA
- the LOC125761624 gene encoding tetraspanin-3-like, translating into MQELKLPGGWSKKWIKIFFCLICTILCYLGVLLLTIGSVCRMQYEALDVLMDIRMYRLVLFLMLVGTLCLVLAFIGFIGTWRENRPVLYTFCLLLIVFSLMEGTVAFIGYTQRYNMEIEMESKLWFAVNKYPVDVSWQPYVDSYQTQLKCCGVHNYTDWFAAQPPDELTSNDKDLIAQLVPLSCCDVADTTQCTIYNVSCHTRLQDIFRDTGNTVITNTLTAVLLQLCAAGFAFFLVRKLRLFTFMNEELFYTEKRNPFAYSKMQSTSRVE; encoded by the exons ATGCAAGAGTTAAAACTGCCCGGGGGTTGGTCCAAGAAATGGATCAAGATTTTCTTCTGCTTGATCTGCACCATACTTTGT TATTTGGGGGTACTGTTGTTAACGATCGGATCGGTATGCAGAATGCAGTATGAAGCGCTGGATGTTCTCATGGACATTCGAATGTATCGATTGGTGTTGTTCCTGATGTTGGTTGGTACACTGTGTCTGGTACTAGCGTTCATAGGATTCATCGGTACATGGAGAGAAAACCGCCCTGTATTGTATACG TTCTGTTTGCTGTTGATCGTTTTTTCACTAATGGAGGGTACGGTGGCTTTCATTGGATACACACAACGATACAATATGGAAAtagaaatggaaagcaaactGTGGTTTGCCGTAAATAAGTACCCCGTCGATGTCAGTTGGCAACCGTACGTGGATTCGTACCAAACGCAG CTAAAATGTTGCGGAGTCCACAACTATACCGATTGGTTTGCGGCGCAACCTCCAGACGAGCTCACGTCGAACGATAAGGATCTGATAGCACAGCTTGTTCCACTTTCCTGCTGTGATGTTGCAGATACAACGCAATGTACAATCTACAATGTTAGCTGCCATACGAGACTGCAAGATATTTTTCGCGATACTGGAAATACGGTAATCACTAACACGCTAACAGCGGTGCTGCTACAG TTATGTGCGGCTGGTTTTGCGTTCTTTTTAGTGCGTAAATTGAGATTGTTTACATTCATGAATGAAGAGCTGTTTTATACGGAAAAGCGGAACCCATTTGCGTACTCCAAAATGCAAAGCACGTCTCGAGTCGAGTGA